A genome region from Gardnerella vaginalis includes the following:
- a CDS encoding Crp/Fnr family transcriptional regulator translates to MILEKLWEKYRSDGDFNLHALPESLIKKGVLVEYEKNSILVSRGDRPYYIYFIQDGVVAGIREYMNGSTYSYFQLNSTNGSVGLLEILAGKDSYIATLSTVTKVKALRIDAALVYQTIMEDKELLKKCINLLSDDLYKRSGNDGIMYYMSGLDRVRFFLITYYESHQNMKNASGELLIEAEYKDIANGIGMSIRTVGRNLQKLKETGELKNVQKKIIIGKHQYKELQTNIYS, encoded by the coding sequence ATGATTCTGGAAAAGCTATGGGAGAAATATAGATCAGACGGAGATTTTAATTTGCACGCATTGCCAGAGTCTCTAATAAAAAAAGGCGTGTTAGTAGAGTATGAAAAGAACAGTATTCTTGTATCTAGGGGAGATAGACCATATTACATATATTTCATACAAGATGGCGTAGTTGCTGGAATACGTGAGTATATGAATGGAAGTACATACAGTTATTTCCAGTTAAACAGTACTAATGGGAGTGTTGGGCTATTGGAGATTCTTGCAGGGAAAGATAGTTATATTGCAACGCTTAGTACAGTAACTAAAGTGAAGGCGCTACGTATAGATGCAGCGTTGGTGTATCAGACAATCATGGAAGACAAAGAATTACTTAAGAAATGTATTAATCTTCTGTCGGACGATTTATATAAACGTTCGGGAAATGATGGGATTATGTACTACATGTCTGGATTAGATCGAGTGAGATTTTTTTTGATTACATATTATGAAAGTCATCAGAATATGAAGAATGCAAGTGGTGAGTTACTTATAGAAGCCGAATATAAGGATATTGCAAATGGAATCGGAATGAGTATCAGGACAGTCGGGCGCAATTTGCAGAAATTGAAAGAGACTGGTGAACTAAAAAATGTACAGAAAAAAATCATTATTGGCAAACATCAATATAAAGAACTACAAACAAATATTTATTCATAA
- a CDS encoding sensor histidine kinase, translating into MKSIPKLIQRFISIFLLSTVLIVLMNIIAFVVLIGNYAPDKEMSPYNIAKETGEALQLSASGDYVLSKNMSSKLTNSGAWAILIDNNTLKVVWKTENVPATIPNDYTLSDIANLSVGYIDGYPTYTGDNKNGVVVVGFPHKSFWKHTRPSWNYSLISNFPQIVLSVLFINILLILGIYLIANIKLLKSINPITKGIQRLSSGESVHIPETGALSEISSNINSASDILQIQKEQLRKKETARANWIAGVSHDIRTPLSMVMGYAGQLENSLHISQEDRKKATMIIKQSARMKNLINDLNLASKLEYNMQPIMKKEENIVAVVRQVVVDFMNMGMQDEFSIKWETDAKLTVCNISVDKDLLKRAISNLIQNSISHNENGCTIYVSVAANNNNCIICVEDNGMGASDEKIEKLNHAPHYMICDTSTAEQRHGLGLLIVQQIIGAHNGTVDISKSKHGGLKVSLTIPQTYI; encoded by the coding sequence ATGAAAAGCATACCAAAACTAATACAACGTTTTATAAGTATTTTTCTACTAAGCACTGTGCTCATAGTATTAATGAATATTATTGCGTTTGTTGTACTTATAGGGAATTACGCACCCGATAAAGAGATGTCTCCCTATAACATAGCAAAAGAGACAGGTGAGGCATTACAATTATCCGCAAGTGGGGATTATGTATTATCAAAAAATATGTCTTCCAAATTGACAAATTCTGGCGCATGGGCAATTTTGATTGATAATAATACGTTGAAAGTCGTATGGAAAACAGAAAATGTCCCTGCAACTATCCCAAACGATTATACTTTGTCTGATATAGCTAATTTGAGCGTTGGCTACATTGATGGTTATCCAACTTACACGGGTGATAATAAGAATGGAGTTGTCGTAGTCGGATTTCCGCACAAAAGCTTTTGGAAACATACGCGACCAAGTTGGAACTACAGTTTAATCTCAAATTTTCCACAGATTGTTTTAAGCGTATTATTTATCAACATTTTGCTGATTCTTGGAATTTATTTAATAGCTAATATAAAACTACTAAAATCAATTAATCCGATTACAAAAGGGATACAACGTTTATCTAGTGGAGAAAGCGTGCATATTCCAGAAACAGGAGCACTTTCAGAAATTTCATCTAACATAAATTCTGCTTCCGATATTTTGCAAATACAAAAAGAACAATTGAGAAAAAAGGAGACTGCAAGAGCGAATTGGATAGCTGGAGTTTCGCATGATATTCGTACGCCGTTATCTATGGTTATGGGGTATGCAGGACAGTTAGAAAATTCTCTCCATATTTCGCAAGAAGATCGTAAAAAAGCGACGATGATTATTAAGCAAAGTGCAAGAATGAAGAATTTGATTAATGACCTTAATTTGGCTTCAAAACTTGAATATAATATGCAACCAATTATGAAAAAAGAAGAAAATATTGTTGCTGTTGTTAGGCAAGTTGTTGTGGATTTTATGAATATGGGTATGCAAGATGAGTTTTCGATTAAGTGGGAAACAGATGCTAAATTGACTGTTTGCAATATTAGCGTAGACAAAGATTTATTAAAACGAGCAATATCTAATCTTATTCAGAACAGCATATCTCATAATGAAAATGGGTGTACGATTTATGTATCCGTTGCTGCAAATAATAACAATTGTATTATTTGCGTTGAGGATAATGGTATGGGTGCTTCAGATGAAAAAATCGAAAAGCTTAATCATGCACCGCACTATATGATTTGCGATACAAGTACTGCAGAGCAGCGGCATGGTTTGGGTTTGCTGATTGTTCAGCAGATTATTGGCGCTCATAATGGAACAGTTGATATAAGTAAAAGCAAACATGGTGGGCTTAAGGTCTCTCTAACGATACCGCAGACTTACATATGA
- a CDS encoding response regulator transcription factor translates to MNQDDYLLNKHILLVDDEQELLDMVVSILNEYGFYDITTAKSMKDAVEATQTLRPELAILDVMLPDGNGFELMEKIKQYSDCPVLFLTACGEDEDKFKGFDLGADDYIVKPFLPKELTFRIMAILRRSYKSENPIVKLKNSQIDFSSAQVIKNNEHIPLTAKEHDLLSALYRNAGRIVTIDALCEAAWGANPFGYENSLMAHIRRIREKIELNPSQPVSLVTVKGLGYKLIVE, encoded by the coding sequence ATGAATCAGGATGATTATTTGTTGAACAAGCATATTCTGCTTGTTGATGACGAGCAGGAACTTCTAGATATGGTTGTATCCATATTAAACGAATACGGTTTTTATGATATAACGACTGCAAAAAGCATGAAAGATGCTGTAGAAGCAACACAAACATTACGTCCAGAATTAGCAATCCTTGATGTTATGCTCCCCGACGGTAATGGATTTGAGTTAATGGAGAAGATAAAACAATATAGTGATTGTCCTGTTTTGTTTCTTACTGCTTGCGGTGAGGATGAAGATAAGTTTAAGGGGTTTGACTTAGGAGCAGACGATTATATTGTAAAACCGTTTCTTCCAAAAGAGCTAACGTTTCGCATTATGGCAATTTTAAGACGAAGCTACAAGAGCGAAAATCCCATTGTTAAACTGAAAAATAGTCAGATTGATTTTTCTTCTGCCCAAGTAATAAAAAATAACGAACATATTCCACTTACAGCCAAAGAACACGATTTGCTTTCTGCTTTATATAGAAATGCGGGTCGTATCGTAACAATTGACGCGTTATGTGAAGCTGCATGGGGAGCTAATCCTTTTGGATATGAAAATTCTTTAATGGCGCATATACGTCGTATCAGAGAAAAAATAGAACTCAATCCATCGCAGCCTGTTTCATTGGTAACAGTAAAAGGCTTAGGATACAAGCTGATTGTGGAGTAA
- a CDS encoding ABC transporter ATP-binding protein, protein MNNIVTTEHLTKKYKSFIAVNDVSLHIRKGSIYGFLGPNGAGKSTTMKMLLGLTAPTKGVFTIDGKQFPADRIPILKEIGSFIESPSFYANLTGRENLDIIRRILELPKSAVDDALELVGLSEFGDRLAKKYSLGMKQRLGLAGALLGRPPILILDEPTNGLDPSGIHEIRNLIKSLPDLYDCTILISSHMLSEIELIADDIGILNHGHLLFEGSLDELRHHALQSGFASDNLEDMFLSMIDKDNTLRKQSARL, encoded by the coding sequence ATGAACAATATTGTTACAACAGAACATTTAACAAAAAAATATAAATCATTTATTGCTGTTAATGATGTCTCACTCCATATTCGCAAAGGTAGCATTTACGGCTTTCTTGGACCGAATGGAGCTGGAAAATCTACAACAATGAAAATGCTCCTAGGTCTTACAGCTCCAACAAAAGGTGTATTTACAATCGACGGAAAGCAGTTTCCTGCTGACCGCATACCTATTTTGAAAGAAATAGGCTCGTTTATTGAATCACCATCTTTCTATGCAAATCTAACTGGTAGAGAAAATCTTGACATTATACGTCGCATTTTAGAACTACCTAAGAGTGCAGTTGATGACGCATTAGAATTAGTAGGTCTTTCCGAGTTTGGAGACCGTCTTGCAAAAAAATATTCGCTTGGCATGAAACAAAGGCTTGGTCTCGCTGGAGCATTGCTTGGTAGACCACCTATTTTGATTTTAGATGAGCCAACAAATGGACTCGATCCATCTGGTATACACGAAATCCGAAATCTGATTAAGTCGCTGCCAGATCTTTACGATTGCACGATTCTTATTTCTTCTCATATGCTATCCGAAATTGAGCTTATTGCAGATGATATTGGAATACTTAATCACGGACACTTGCTATTTGAAGGTAGTTTAGATGAACTACGACATCATGCATTACAATCTGGTTTTGCTTCCGACAATTTGGAAGATATGTTCCTATCCATGATTGATAAAGACAATACACTCAGGAAGCAGAGTGCAAGACTATGA
- a CDS encoding ABC transporter permease: protein MKTLVIELKKCKRTGFIALMIAIGIMGAAYAFVNFIVRKNTLLNLPLAPMDILLTQLYGMIMVLNMFGIIVAACIIYNMEFKGNAVKKMHMLPMSVPTMYLCKFMLLTVLLLIAICIQNLALAKIGVTDLPQGTFDVSTLMSFAAYSFITSMPVLSFMIFVSSRFENMWVTLGIGVAGFLSGMALASSDIVLFMASPFIVMLKPAVAMSAQPNTTVVIVSIVETILFLCSGLWAAKNLHYE from the coding sequence ATGAAAACGCTTGTAATCGAACTCAAAAAATGCAAGAGGACTGGCTTTATAGCTCTTATGATTGCTATTGGCATTATGGGAGCAGCGTACGCTTTTGTGAATTTTATTGTGCGAAAAAATACATTATTAAACCTGCCTTTAGCTCCTATGGATATTCTTCTTACACAGCTTTACGGCATGATTATGGTGTTAAACATGTTCGGCATAATAGTCGCCGCATGCATTATCTACAACATGGAATTTAAAGGAAATGCAGTAAAAAAGATGCATATGCTTCCTATGAGTGTTCCAACTATGTACCTATGCAAATTTATGCTGCTGACCGTTCTGTTACTAATCGCTATTTGCATACAAAATTTAGCACTTGCAAAAATTGGTGTAACAGATTTGCCACAAGGCACGTTTGATGTAAGTACTCTTATGTCTTTTGCCGCATATTCATTTATTACGTCAATGCCTGTATTGTCCTTTATGATTTTTGTATCATCACGATTTGAAAACATGTGGGTAACGCTTGGAATTGGTGTAGCAGGATTTTTAAGCGGCATGGCATTGGCTTCTTCAGACATTGTGCTTTTTATGGCATCACCTTTTATCGTTATGTTAAAACCAGCAGTTGCCATGAGCGCGCAACCTAATACTACGGTCGTAATCGTATCCATAGTTGAAACAATTCTGTTTTTATGTTCTGGATTGTGGGCAGCTAAGAACCTGCACTACGAATAA
- a CDS encoding ABC transporter permease: MRFFELLKIEFKKVKRSKIIPLIFIAPLLVVGSGVASLHSYFTPEYTHPWAAMFIQSALVYSYYLLPLSMIVVCVMIAGRETSNNGILKMLALPVSRYAISAAKFCVLLFYLLMEMVVFFAVFVIAGLFATSSTGVTETLPIMYILKWCLDLFLTMIPSVIVMWAITVLFEKSMLSVGLNILLVIPGVLIANTPLWVVYPYCYSGYMVSRSLHAVTSTGLGNGFNLIPFLPCAIAISVFVFLIAITQFGKKEMR; the protein is encoded by the coding sequence ATGAGATTTTTTGAACTTCTTAAAATTGAATTTAAGAAAGTAAAGCGTAGTAAAATTATTCCTTTGATTTTTATTGCACCGCTACTTGTGGTTGGCTCTGGTGTAGCAAGTCTTCATAGCTACTTCACTCCAGAATATACACACCCATGGGCTGCTATGTTTATTCAAAGCGCATTAGTCTACTCATATTATCTGCTTCCGCTTAGTATGATTGTTGTTTGCGTGATGATTGCAGGACGAGAAACAAGCAATAACGGCATATTAAAAATGCTGGCTCTGCCTGTTAGCAGATACGCGATTTCTGCTGCAAAATTTTGCGTACTGTTATTTTATTTGCTTATGGAAATGGTTGTATTTTTTGCCGTATTCGTTATAGCAGGATTGTTTGCAACCAGTAGCACAGGAGTTACAGAAACGCTCCCAATTATGTATATACTAAAATGGTGTTTAGATCTGTTTTTGACTATGATTCCAAGCGTAATAGTCATGTGGGCGATTACTGTGCTTTTTGAAAAGTCAATGTTATCCGTTGGATTAAATATACTTCTTGTAATTCCTGGCGTATTAATAGCAAATACTCCACTTTGGGTAGTTTATCCTTATTGTTACAGCGGATATATGGTTTCCCGCTCTCTACATGCAGTTACATCAACAGGATTAGGAAACGGATTTAATCTTATCCCATTTTTGCCATGTGCAATTGCAATATCTGTGTTCGTATTTTTGATTGCAATAACACAATTTGGTAAAAAAGAGATGAGATAA
- a CDS encoding class C sortase: protein MKAKKKEKQVKRKKSHLRRILEPIVLALAAILCFTYPVVSTLWNNKVLKEVSVAYDRLSRKQTASAREKILNAARRYNARHKSIITADPYDGTTDYMKTPEYKEYAKQLDEPMGIMGIVKIPKIGVKLPIYHGSSQEVLAYGAGHLYGTDLPVGGKTRHSVVTAHTGLPNATMFDDLVELKKGDFFYFDVQGETLRYKVFRISVVDPHDIRLLQREKGRDLATLLTCTPYGVNTQRLLVTGYRVLPDPVSAPGDKLQWPLWMTMFVLALIGCAVILATMIIAAVRRHRKNIAPHGRHLN, encoded by the coding sequence ATGAAGGCTAAGAAAAAGGAAAAGCAAGTAAAACGCAAGAAATCGCATTTGCGCCGTATTTTAGAGCCAATCGTTCTCGCGCTTGCAGCAATTTTGTGCTTCACGTACCCGGTTGTGTCAACGTTGTGGAATAACAAGGTGTTGAAGGAAGTTTCTGTAGCTTATGATCGGTTGAGTCGTAAGCAGACTGCGAGTGCTAGAGAGAAGATTTTGAACGCGGCTCGTCGTTATAATGCGCGCCACAAGTCGATTATTACAGCTGATCCGTACGATGGTACGACGGATTATATGAAGACGCCGGAGTATAAGGAGTATGCGAAGCAGTTGGATGAGCCGATGGGGATTATGGGTATCGTAAAAATCCCGAAAATTGGCGTTAAGCTGCCGATTTATCACGGTAGTTCGCAGGAGGTTTTGGCGTATGGCGCTGGGCACTTGTATGGCACGGATTTGCCGGTTGGTGGCAAAACTCGTCACTCGGTGGTGACGGCGCATACTGGTTTGCCGAATGCGACCATGTTTGATGATTTAGTGGAGTTGAAGAAGGGCGATTTCTTCTACTTTGACGTGCAGGGGGAGACGCTGCGTTACAAGGTGTTCCGCATTAGCGTGGTCGATCCGCATGATATTAGGTTGCTTCAACGCGAGAAGGGGCGCGATTTGGCGACGCTGCTTACGTGTACTCCGTATGGTGTGAATACGCAGAGGCTGTTGGTGACTGGGTATCGCGTGCTTCCGGATCCAGTTTCTGCGCCGGGAGACAAGTTGCAGTGGCCGCTTTGGATGACAATGTTCGTGCTCGCGCTTATAGGGTGCGCGGTAATTCTTGCCACGATGATTATTGCCGCGGTTCGCAGGCATCGTAAGAATATTGCGCCGCATGGAAGGCATTTAAACTAA
- a CDS encoding SpaH/EbpB family LPXTG-anchored major pilin, whose protein sequence is MKKFTNKFVAAVASLAMAGTLCVAGAVTMTGVAWAGHNNLIGSQDSPAPAPWETGAPKNGTITILKCVKDKDAKTPSSSTTTPSSGGSGKVIGQTPTVSCLTGFKPLKDATFKLTKVTSVKEGDKYVDLDLSKFDSWQKIAKLVTKLNDHTIKDSGDDAEVKFDTTNTIDPKTTSDKGIAKFGSKNSPIDLGLYKVEETSAPKGYGVSDLQSFYMTLPLPEYTTTSKGNNTKTTVSYNYNPTVKPKNKDLSATIQKVYDKTKFASVKDKVPFTITAEVNKAKPKEGKLTAANLQGYKVFDDAPTAALTVQKPAESTTTPTLDDAVKTVKIGTTTLDKSTATEEKDYKVTLVTDSKTDEGKDLAEGYTRILVTFTEAGLGKIADALNNVTEGQEAPKVTVNLEFELNPDYQTGTAPTESKPMSEADKKKDQIINKSGFFQAHEHNESDLPPIIPDNDHSQATIDFGFLQVHKFYKEGNEEKPLENAEFRIFADKDKADACAKGLADPSKKADNVKECKAASTIGGTAAAGAQPAAGVATTDVKTATTDSKGNFATPYKTRAGEPVYLVEVKAPKGYAISPVVHAVTVTKDQTTTEQFEDFPLKGGEDGKSFWFNLPATGAYGVLIFALAGIGLIAASVILYVRNRKEEEQQQNA, encoded by the coding sequence ATGAAAAAGTTCACTAATAAATTCGTGGCGGCGGTGGCGTCGCTTGCGATGGCTGGCACGCTGTGCGTCGCCGGCGCTGTAACAATGACTGGCGTTGCGTGGGCTGGTCATAATAATTTGATTGGATCACAGGATAGTCCTGCTCCGGCTCCGTGGGAGACTGGTGCTCCAAAGAATGGCACTATAACCATTCTTAAGTGCGTGAAGGATAAGGACGCTAAAACTCCTTCTTCTTCTACTACTACTCCTTCTTCGGGAGGTAGCGGGAAGGTTATTGGTCAGACACCAACGGTTTCTTGCCTTACTGGTTTTAAGCCGCTTAAAGACGCTACTTTCAAATTGACTAAAGTCACTTCTGTTAAGGAAGGTGACAAGTATGTTGACTTAGATCTTAGCAAGTTTGATTCATGGCAGAAGATTGCGAAACTTGTTACTAAGCTGAACGATCACACTATTAAAGACAGTGGTGATGATGCAGAAGTCAAGTTTGATACTACTAACACCATTGATCCGAAGACCACTAGCGATAAAGGTATAGCCAAGTTTGGTAGTAAGAATTCTCCTATTGACCTTGGCTTGTACAAGGTTGAGGAAACTAGCGCGCCTAAGGGCTATGGTGTTTCTGATCTTCAATCCTTCTATATGACGCTTCCTTTGCCAGAGTACACCACGACTAGCAAGGGTAATAACACCAAGACGACTGTGTCTTATAACTATAATCCTACTGTGAAGCCGAAGAATAAGGATCTCTCGGCTACTATTCAGAAGGTTTACGATAAGACTAAGTTCGCTAGCGTTAAGGATAAAGTGCCTTTCACGATTACAGCGGAAGTGAACAAAGCTAAGCCTAAAGAGGGTAAGTTGACTGCTGCTAATCTTCAGGGTTATAAGGTCTTCGATGATGCTCCAACCGCTGCCTTGACAGTACAAAAACCTGCTGAATCAACAACTACTCCAACTCTTGATGATGCTGTGAAGACTGTGAAGATTGGTACAACGACTCTTGACAAATCTACTGCGACTGAAGAGAAAGATTACAAAGTTACTTTAGTCACTGATAGTAAGACAGATGAAGGTAAGGATCTTGCTGAGGGTTACACTCGTATTTTAGTAACATTTACCGAGGCTGGCTTAGGTAAGATTGCTGATGCTTTGAATAATGTTACTGAAGGTCAAGAAGCTCCTAAGGTTACGGTTAATCTCGAGTTTGAGCTTAATCCTGATTACCAGACTGGCACTGCTCCAACCGAATCTAAGCCAATGTCTGAGGCTGATAAGAAGAAGGATCAGATTATAAACAAGTCCGGCTTCTTCCAGGCTCACGAGCATAACGAAAGTGACTTGCCGCCAATTATCCCTGATAATGATCATTCTCAAGCGACTATTGACTTCGGTTTCCTTCAGGTTCACAAGTTCTATAAGGAAGGTAATGAAGAGAAGCCGCTTGAAAATGCTGAGTTCAGGATTTTCGCTGATAAAGACAAGGCTGATGCTTGTGCTAAAGGACTAGCAGATCCTAGCAAGAAAGCAGACAATGTTAAAGAGTGCAAGGCTGCTTCAACTATTGGTGGTACTGCTGCAGCTGGTGCACAACCTGCTGCTGGCGTTGCTACTACTGATGTAAAGACTGCTACAACAGATTCTAAAGGTAACTTCGCGACTCCGTACAAGACTCGCGCTGGTGAGCCGGTTTATCTTGTTGAGGTTAAAGCTCCTAAGGGTTATGCGATTTCTCCTGTAGTCCACGCTGTGACTGTTACGAAGGATCAAACTACGACTGAGCAGTTTGAGGACTTCCCACTTAAGGGTGGCGAAGATGGCAAGAGCTTCTGGTTCAACCTTCCTGCAACTGGTGCTTACGGCGTGCTGATTTTCGCATTGGCTGGTATTGGTTTGATCGCAGCTAGTGTGATTCTTTACGTGCGTAATCGTAAGGAAGAAGAACAGCAGCAGAACGCTTGA